The genomic interval GATGTATAAATATACCAGTTACTACCATCCCTCGCGGGGTCTTCACTGATGAATCTACCCGTCCCGGCATCATACCATCTGGCGTTATAGTAATATGTCCCTGAATTTGACCTTTTAGCTGCTGATGTCTGACAATTAAGCATTGTCAAATACTATCATACTTATTGGGGAATGAGTGTATACTGAATAGGATTTCAAAAGCCATCCATTTCTTTTAAATAGGCTTTTCTGATGAGGCCAGAAACATCCTAATAATATGGAATATATGGTTCGTTACGGCCTGGCGGCAAAACT from Oceanispirochaeta sp. carries:
- a CDS encoding RHS repeat-associated core domain-containing protein — its product is MLNCQTSAAKRSNSGTYYYNARWYDAGTGRFISEDPARDGSNWYIYTS